The following proteins are encoded in a genomic region of Paenibacillus sp. FSL R7-0273:
- a CDS encoding MFS transporter: MEKLLKLRGFYLFLGLAGGSFGSYLTLLLKDNGMDVSQIGMMMATGTLIAICIQPIWGLIADRYNQARLVLILSVAVPAVLAAFYRFDYFIVMLLIYTVSTIFSATQAPIADSYAIAAANKAGSSYGSIRMMMSIGAAVGAYAGGQYIERFSVSTIWLPFLILSMVAVVFAMTLPKQAEENHMMSQSFSQGVKQLLSNRIFLAFLGGCFLVNQTMAAFGTYFVVAFQSVGGSASYAGIALFIASFTNVPSMLYASKVIRRLGRERTLLIGALIYVLRWGIQVAFPYPSVMVGVQVLHGLSFGLFYIAAVEYVSQITSSEIQATGQSVFNIVFSGFAGILGNLLNGVLLSQGGVGLMNLACMLSAAVGSLLLLYVAIRSRRKDRLPVSSDGLAL, encoded by the coding sequence ATGGAAAAACTGCTGAAGCTGCGAGGCTTCTATCTCTTTTTAGGCTTGGCCGGCGGTTCCTTCGGCTCCTATCTGACTCTGCTGCTGAAGGATAACGGCATGGATGTCAGCCAGATTGGCATGATGATGGCGACCGGCACCCTGATAGCCATCTGTATCCAGCCGATATGGGGGCTGATTGCCGACCGTTATAACCAGGCGCGTCTGGTGCTGATTCTGAGTGTGGCCGTACCTGCGGTGCTGGCTGCTTTTTACCGTTTCGATTATTTTATAGTCATGCTTCTGATCTACACAGTGTCTACCATCTTCTCTGCTACACAGGCGCCTATCGCCGATTCATACGCCATTGCAGCCGCGAACAAGGCCGGTTCCTCCTACGGCAGCATCCGGATGATGATGAGCATAGGAGCGGCCGTAGGGGCCTATGCGGGCGGGCAGTATATTGAGCGGTTTTCGGTATCCACGATCTGGCTGCCTTTTCTGATCCTGAGCATGGTTGCAGTCGTTTTTGCTATGACTCTGCCAAAGCAGGCGGAAGAAAATCATATGATGAGCCAGTCCTTTTCACAGGGAGTGAAGCAGCTGCTCAGCAACCGGATTTTTCTGGCCTTTCTCGGCGGCTGCTTTCTGGTGAACCAGACGATGGCAGCCTTCGGAACCTATTTTGTAGTGGCGTTTCAGTCGGTGGGAGGATCGGCGAGCTATGCCGGGATTGCCCTGTTTATTGCTTCCTTTACCAATGTGCCGTCCATGCTCTATGCATCAAAGGTGATCCGCAGGCTGGGCCGCGAACGCACGCTGCTGATCGGGGCGCTCATTTATGTGCTGCGCTGGGGCATTCAGGTTGCCTTTCCATACCCTTCGGTTATGGTCGGTGTGCAGGTGCTGCATGGCCTGTCGTTTGGCCTTTTCTATATCGCTGCGGTTGAATATGTATCACAGATTACCTCGTCTGAAATTCAGGCGACCGGCCAAAGCGTCTTTAATATCGTCTTCTCCGGCTTTGCGGGGATTCTGGGCAATCTGCTGAACGGTGTGCTGCTCAGTCAAGGGGGAGTGGGGCTGATGAATCTGGCCTGCATGCTGAGTGCTGCCGTAGGTTCGCTTCTGCTGCTCTATGTAGCTATCAGATCGCGCCGCAAGGACCGGCTGCCTGTATCCTCTGACGGACTGGCTCTCTAG
- a CDS encoding acyl-CoA thioesterase, whose translation MTTREPVPASRWYSTAFRVRYQETDKMGVVYHANYLSWFESGRTEMFRGLGFAYRSLEEMGVLLPVTAADLQFKSPARYDDLIIVYARLSVFSPLRVEYEYEIRRLTEDIGQDSIAGSGSVRIAMPLDPPLPGELLVSGSTSHVWLNAGWKPVRLDRVLPELYQAITGALREEGGA comes from the coding sequence ATGACAACACGTGAACCGGTGCCTGCCAGCCGCTGGTACAGCACTGCTTTCCGCGTAAGATATCAGGAAACGGACAAGATGGGTGTGGTGTACCATGCCAACTACTTGAGCTGGTTTGAGAGCGGACGGACCGAAATGTTCCGCGGGCTTGGCTTTGCCTACCGCTCACTTGAGGAAATGGGTGTCCTGCTTCCCGTGACCGCGGCAGATTTGCAATTTAAAAGTCCGGCGCGCTATGATGATCTTATCATCGTGTATGCACGGCTCAGCGTCTTCTCACCCTTAAGAGTGGAATATGAGTATGAAATCCGCCGGCTTACGGAGGATATTGGCCAAGACAGCATCGCAGGCTCCGGGAGCGTGCGGATTGCAATGCCGCTGGACCCGCCGCTGCCCGGCGAGCTGCTGGTGAGCGGTTCAACCTCCCACGTATGGCTGAATGCAGGGTGGAAGCCGGTCCGGCTGGACCGCGTACTGCCGGAGCTGTACCAGGCTATAACCGGGGCGCTGAGGGAAGAAGGAGGAGCATAA
- a CDS encoding FxsA family protein has product MIRSKWLWAAMFVIPAVELFGFIYVAGYLGAPKTLLIMVVTSVIGFLMMQFEGKKVLQDSKVQMQEGRVPGRTMLDGLCIFFGGLLLILPGFVTDIIGFSLVFPLTRPLYRVFLLKWIEKKMKNGTFTFYRR; this is encoded by the coding sequence ATGATTAGAAGCAAATGGCTGTGGGCTGCAATGTTTGTAATCCCGGCTGTGGAATTATTCGGGTTCATTTACGTGGCAGGCTATCTCGGTGCGCCCAAAACACTGCTGATTATGGTGGTCACTTCGGTGATCGGCTTCCTGATGATGCAGTTTGAAGGGAAGAAGGTACTGCAGGACAGCAAGGTGCAGATGCAGGAGGGCAGGGTGCCGGGACGGACCATGCTTGACGGCTTATGTATATTTTTTGGCGGTCTGCTGCTGATCCTGCCGGGCTTTGTTACGGATATAATCGGTTTTTCACTGGTATTTCCGCTGACCCGGCCGCTGTACCGGGTTTTTCTGCTGAAATGGATCGAGAAAAAAATGAAAAACGGCACGTTCACCTTTTACCGGAGGTAG
- the ytvI gene encoding sporulation integral membrane protein YtvI has product MDSPLVKKMLRGLWVVLAGAGLVLAVYVLLPLIYPLLLAWLLAYLIHPLVLILKGFKLPGWLAVVLSLLFYIGGTALVLTALITRLVKELIVLLQTFDLHTDEWRELLMSLSRNASIQNIINQINQFYHDNPGYHATIDSNITRTTETVGQFVTKLITGFFNMILGLVSALPSLGTILIVIVLAAFFLSTGWERHNARLTGLLPAPLLRPVSNIWKDLRKALVGYLRAQAVLISVTAFIVIIGLLLLGVNSAFVIGLTIGLIDTVPYLGVGIIMLPWALYSYMTGNLGLAAGLLVLYGIILITRQVLEPKVLASSIGVDPLFMLIGVFAGLQLFGMLGILIGPVVLVVLGAFSRAGVFRALHSYIVSGKLH; this is encoded by the coding sequence ATGGATTCTCCGCTGGTAAAAAAAATGCTGCGCGGCCTGTGGGTCGTACTTGCCGGAGCCGGCCTGGTGCTGGCTGTATATGTACTGCTGCCGCTGATCTATCCGCTGCTGCTTGCCTGGCTGCTGGCTTACCTTATCCATCCGCTGGTGCTGATTCTTAAGGGCTTCAAGCTGCCGGGGTGGCTGGCCGTTGTGCTGTCGCTGCTCTTTTATATCGGGGGGACCGCGCTGGTGCTGACCGCGCTGATTACCCGTCTTGTCAAGGAGCTTATTGTACTGCTTCAGACCTTTGATCTGCACACCGATGAATGGCGGGAGCTGCTGATGTCGCTCAGCCGCAATGCCAGTATTCAGAATATTATTAACCAGATCAACCAGTTTTACCACGATAATCCCGGCTATCACGCTACAATTGACAGTAATATCACCCGGACTACGGAGACGGTAGGCCAATTCGTAACGAAGCTGATCACCGGATTTTTCAATATGATTCTGGGGCTTGTGTCCGCACTCCCGAGCCTCGGAACGATCCTGATTGTCATTGTGCTGGCCGCATTTTTCCTCAGCACCGGATGGGAGCGCCATAACGCCAGACTGACCGGACTCCTGCCCGCCCCCCTGCTGCGTCCCGTATCTAACATCTGGAAGGATCTGCGCAAAGCCCTGGTCGGCTATCTCCGCGCCCAGGCGGTGCTAATCTCCGTCACGGCATTCATTGTGATCATTGGTCTACTGCTGCTCGGGGTCAACTCCGCCTTTGTCATCGGGCTGACCATCGGGCTGATCGACACGGTGCCCTACCTCGGTGTAGGTATTATTATGCTGCCGTGGGCGCTGTATTCCTACATGACCGGCAATTTAGGGCTGGCCGCTGGACTGCTCGTGCTCTACGGCATCATCCTTATCACCCGTCAGGTACTGGAGCCAAAGGTACTGGCCAGCAGCATCGGGGTTGACCCGCTCTTCATGCTGATCGGCGTATTCGCCGGCCTCCAGCTGTTCGGCATGCTCGGCATTCTGATTGGCCCGGTCGTGCTGGTCGTGCTGGGCGCCTTCAGCCGTGCCGGAGTTTTCCGCGCGCTGCACAGCTATATCGTTAGCGGCAAGCTGCATTAG